The Desulforegula conservatrix Mb1Pa genome contains a region encoding:
- a CDS encoding TetR/AcrR family transcriptional regulator codes for MNDRKLTAKQAKSRQKIIDAASRLIVEKGIENTSLADIARETDISKGTLYYYYASKDDLIFDLTERHMSRITSDLLNLIANGTEGVDATSTLTIVYETLVNAETRSRLHLYLVREALTGNEILRKRFLRKYQQWQSMLEDSIQKLIPGITNVKMKAQLIIASIDGYIIQSMLGNTDVPLAETAELLTKNNQ; via the coding sequence TTGAATGACCGAAAGCTAACCGCCAAACAGGCAAAAAGCAGACAGAAGATAATTGATGCCGCAAGCAGACTTATTGTTGAAAAAGGGATCGAAAATACGAGTCTTGCTGATATCGCAAGGGAAACGGACATCAGCAAGGGCACCCTTTATTATTATTATGCTTCAAAAGATGATCTGATATTTGATCTTACGGAGAGGCATATGAGCAGGATCACAAGTGATCTTCTAAATCTCATTGCAAACGGAACAGAAGGTGTTGACGCCACATCGACCCTTACAATTGTTTATGAAACCCTTGTGAATGCAGAAACAAGAAGCCGGCTGCATCTTTATCTTGTCAGGGAAGCGCTGACTGGCAATGAGATTCTGAGGAAAAGATTTCTAAGGAAGTATCAGCAATGGCAGTCAATGCTCGAAGACAGTATCCAGAAGCTCATACCTGGAATAACCAACGTAAAAATGAAGGCCCAGCTCATAATAGCAAGCATTGACGGATATATAATACAATCCATGCTTGGGAACACGGACGTTCCGCTTGCAGAGACAGCCGAGCTTTTGACTAAAAATAACCAGTAG